One window of the Thermus antranikianii DSM 12462 genome contains the following:
- a CDS encoding molybdopterin-dependent oxidoreductase, with protein MQRREFLKLSALGVGAMALRGSGPAKALKAPWYAQEVKSVYQICEGCFWRCGIVAHAVGNRVYKVEGYEANPKSRGRLCPRGQGAPQTTYDPDRLKRPLIRVEGSQRGEGKYRVATWEEALDHIAKKMLEIREKYGPEAIAFFGHGTGDYWFVDFLPAAWGSPNAAKPSVSLCTAPREVASQWVFGRPIGGHEPIDWENARYIVLIGHHIGEDTHNTQLQDFALALKNGAKVVVVDPRFSTAAAKAHRWLPIKPGTDTALLLAWIHVLIYEDLYDKEYVAKYTVGFEELKAHVKDFTPEWAEKHTEIPAQVIREVAREMAAHKPRAVLPPTRHNVWYGDDTYRVMALLYVNVLLGNYGRPGGFYIAQSPYLEKYPLPPLPLEPAAGGCSGPSGGDHEPEGFKPRADKGKFFARSTAIQELIEPMITGEPYPIKGLFAYGINLFHSIPNVPRTKEALKNLDLYVAIDVLPQEHVMWADVILPEATYLERYDDFVLVAHKTPFIQLRTPAHEPLFDTKPGWWIARELGLRLGLEQYFPWKTIEEYLETRLQSLGLDLETMKGMGTLVQRGKPWLEDWEKEGRLPFGTASGKIELYCQRFKEAGHQPLPVFTPPEEPPEGFYRLLYGRSPVHTFARTQNNWVLMEMDPENEVWIHKEEAKRLGLKEGDYVMLVNQDGVKEGPVRVKPTARIRKDCVYIVHGFGHKAPLMRLAHGRGASDNYLQTRYKLDPISGGAGLRVNFVRLEKAERPRLPSLTGLAKRPFDERRM; from the coding sequence ATGCAAAGACGGGAGTTTCTGAAGCTTAGCGCCCTGGGTGTGGGGGCCATGGCCTTGCGGGGAAGCGGCCCCGCCAAAGCCCTCAAGGCCCCCTGGTACGCCCAGGAAGTAAAGAGCGTCTACCAGATCTGCGAGGGATGCTTCTGGCGATGCGGCATCGTGGCCCACGCCGTGGGCAACCGGGTCTACAAGGTGGAGGGGTACGAGGCCAACCCCAAAAGCCGGGGCCGGCTCTGCCCCCGGGGCCAGGGGGCTCCCCAGACCACCTACGACCCCGACCGCCTGAAGCGCCCCCTCATCCGGGTGGAGGGGAGCCAGCGCGGGGAGGGCAAGTACCGGGTAGCCACCTGGGAGGAGGCCTTAGACCACATCGCCAAGAAGATGCTGGAGATCCGCGAAAAGTACGGCCCCGAGGCCATCGCCTTCTTCGGCCACGGCACCGGGGACTACTGGTTCGTGGACTTCCTGCCCGCCGCCTGGGGCAGCCCCAACGCCGCCAAGCCCTCCGTTTCCCTCTGCACCGCTCCCCGGGAGGTGGCCTCCCAGTGGGTCTTCGGCCGTCCCATCGGCGGCCACGAGCCCATTGACTGGGAAAACGCCCGCTACATCGTCCTCATCGGCCACCACATCGGCGAGGACACCCACAACACCCAGCTCCAGGACTTCGCCCTGGCCCTGAAAAACGGGGCCAAGGTGGTGGTGGTGGACCCCCGCTTCTCCACCGCCGCCGCCAAGGCCCACCGATGGCTCCCCATCAAGCCGGGCACCGACACCGCCCTGCTCCTGGCCTGGATCCACGTGCTCATCTACGAGGACCTCTACGACAAGGAATACGTGGCCAAGTACACGGTGGGCTTTGAGGAGCTCAAGGCCCACGTAAAGGACTTCACCCCCGAGTGGGCCGAGAAGCACACGGAAATCCCCGCCCAGGTGATCCGGGAGGTGGCCCGGGAGATGGCCGCCCACAAGCCCAGGGCGGTCCTTCCCCCCACCCGGCACAACGTCTGGTACGGGGACGACACCTACCGGGTCATGGCCCTCCTCTACGTGAACGTCCTCCTGGGCAACTACGGCCGCCCCGGGGGGTTCTACATTGCCCAAAGCCCCTACCTGGAGAAGTACCCCCTGCCCCCCCTGCCCCTGGAGCCGGCGGCAGGCGGGTGCTCGGGGCCCTCGGGGGGCGACCACGAGCCCGAGGGCTTCAAACCCCGGGCGGACAAGGGCAAGTTCTTCGCCCGCTCCACCGCCATCCAGGAGCTCATTGAGCCCATGATCACCGGGGAGCCCTACCCCATCAAGGGGCTCTTCGCCTACGGCATCAACCTCTTCCACTCCATCCCCAATGTGCCCCGCACCAAGGAGGCCCTGAAAAACCTGGACCTCTACGTGGCCATTGACGTCCTGCCCCAGGAGCACGTGATGTGGGCGGATGTCATCTTGCCCGAGGCCACCTACCTGGAGCGCTACGACGATTTTGTCCTGGTGGCCCACAAAACCCCCTTCATCCAGCTAAGGACCCCCGCCCACGAGCCCCTCTTTGACACCAAGCCCGGCTGGTGGATTGCCCGGGAGCTGGGCCTCAGGCTGGGGCTGGAGCAGTACTTCCCCTGGAAGACCATTGAGGAGTACCTGGAGACCCGGCTCCAGAGCCTGGGCCTGGACCTGGAGACCATGAAGGGCATGGGTACCCTGGTGCAACGGGGCAAGCCCTGGCTGGAGGACTGGGAGAAGGAAGGCCGCCTCCCCTTCGGCACGGCCTCGGGGAAGATAGAGCTCTATTGCCAGCGGTTCAAGGAAGCCGGCCACCAGCCCCTGCCCGTCTTCACCCCCCCGGAGGAACCCCCGGAAGGCTTCTACCGGCTCCTCTACGGCCGGAGCCCGGTGCACACCTTCGCCCGCACCCAGAACAACTGGGTCCTGATGGAGATGGACCCCGAGAACGAGGTCTGGATCCACAAGGAGGAGGCCAAGCGGCTGGGCCTGAAGGAGGGGGACTACGTGATGCTGGTGAACCAGGACGGGGTGAAGGAAGGCCCCGTGCGGGTCAAACCCACGGCCAGGATTCGCAAGGACTGCGTGTACATCGTCCACGGCTTCGGCCACAAGGCCCCCCTCATGCGCCTGGCCCACGGGCGCGGCGCCTCCGACAACTACCTGCAGACCCGGTACAAGCTGGACCCCATCTCCGGCGGGGCCGGCCTGCGGGTGAACTTCGTGAGGCTGGAGAAGGCGGAAAGGCCCAGGCTACCCTCCCTCACTGGGCTGGCCAAGCGCCCCT